A single Cyprinus carpio isolate SPL01 chromosome A6, ASM1834038v1, whole genome shotgun sequence DNA region contains:
- the LOC109076839 gene encoding tyrosine-protein kinase receptor Tie-1-like isoform X2, with translation MITVMLHLICLLWVVDISDAVMDLTMTSNGATSAHNFSLSCISGERDTDGIQMSITKDNSIVLRADSPHFDVQSPQTKEVVATGFKGFDHSGIFYCHSKRGSDQPGNVTLINNFSRGHFKPVRVTQTASKGEDVKLIMDVVGTERRDITWKFNGNYYYMTPIADVQNRTAVLDLMKVDANSAGIYSVSYVGDSALYSAWIRLIIRECPKNKWGSECDKECPECLNGGVCHDKDGDCVCPPGFMGMHCETACREGMFGRNCQESCKSENGCQGLSFCLTDPYGCSCASGWQGDRCRKPCLEGMYGADCLLSCNCKNKGKCNRFNGCQCPTGWRGQYCEKSDRAPEILDMASNLEGNLNSSHKITCSATGHPLPSHMSIELRKLDSTVLKASHTTMDSKKSTAHFEIPRLSAEHNGLWECRVSTNGGQDSFKFTLTVKEPPYPTTAPKLLSRSSKQLVVKPVETYAGDSPIISTKVLYKPVDTEDSWSSIIVYGSDQITLSNLKPSTRYHVRVQLTRPGDGGEGPLGPEAIMETDCPGPSSPRNVQADALSINAVRLHWHPPEDPNGGIVKYSIEYKPVGQSSFHPWVDTDDGNKTMKDVTSLNGSTLYQFRVRAFSKVPGDWSQFVQARTHGDGFSSYIPTTQQVGRPMAKDHQLLWAVVGSVAVTCVTILLALLILFYIRKSVFKRKRTFTYQSVSGEETILQFNSGTLTLTRRPKPSPEPLTYPILEWEDIKFEDVIGEGNFGQVIRAMVKKDGIKMSAAIKMLKEFASENDHRDFAGELEVLCKLGQHPNIINLIGACENRGYLYIAIEYAPYGNLLDFLRKSRVLETDPAFAKEHGTASTLTSQQLLQFAADVATGMHYLSDKQFIHRDLAARNVLVGESLVAKIADFGLSRGEEVYVKKTMGRLPVRWMAIESLNYSVYTTKSDVWSFGVLLWEIVSLGGTPYCGMTCAELYEKLPQGYRMEQPRNCDDEVYELMRQCWRDRPYERPPFSQISVQLNRMQEARKAYVNMALFENFTYAGIDATAEEA, from the exons ATGATTACAGTCATGCTGCATTTAATCTGCCTCTTGTGGGTCGTCGACATATCTG ATGCAGTCATGGATCTCACCATGACCTCTAATGGGGCCACATCTGCTCATAATTTCAGTCTCTCCTGCATTTCTGGAGAGCGTGACACAGACGGGATTCAGATGAGCATCACAAAGGACAACAGCATTGTGCTCCGTGCAGATTCACCACATTTTGATGTGCAGAGCCCACAGACTAAAGAAGTGGTGGCTACTGGATTTAAAGGCTTTGACCACAGTGGGATTTTCTACTGTCACTCAAAAAGGGGCTCTGACCAACCTGGCAATGTTACTCTCATCAACAACTTCAGCAGAG GTCACTTTAAACCAGTGCGGGTCACTCAGACGGCCAGTAAAGGAGAGGACGTGAAACTAATCATGGACGTTGTTGGGACAGAAAGACGAGACATTACTTGGAAATTCAATG GTAACTACTACTACATGACTCCTATTGCTGATGTTCAAAACCGCACAGCAGTTCTAGATCTGATGAAAGTTGATGCAAACTCTGCAGGGATTTACAGTGTCAGCTACGTTGGGGACAGTGCTCTTTATAGTGCCTGGATCCGCCTCATCATTCGTG AATGTCCAAAGAATAAATGGGGCTCCGAATGTGACAAAGAATGTCCCGAATGCTTGAATGGAGGTGTGTGCCATGACAAAGATGGAGATTGTGTTTGCCCACCGGGGTTTATGGGAATGCACTGTGAGACAG CCTGTCGGGAAGGAATGTTTGGAAGGAACTGCCAGGAATCCTGTAAGTCAGAGAATGGATGCCAGGGCTTGAGTTTCTGTCTCACGGATCCTTACGGCTGTTCTTGTGCCAGCGGCTGGCAAGGAGATCGCTGTCGTAAAC CCTGTCTTGAAGGAATGTACGGCGCTGACTGTCTTTTAAGTTGCAACTGCAAGAACAAAGGCAAATGCAATCGATTCAATGGCTGTCAATGTCCTACAGGCTGGAGAGGGCAATACTGTGAGAAATCAG ATCGTGCACCAGAGATATTGGACATGGCCAGTAACCTAGAGGGAAACTTGAACTCCAGCCACAAGATCACATGTTCTGCAACAGGCCATCCACTGCCTAGCCATATGAGTATTGAGCTACGCAAGCTGGATAGCACTGTTCTTAAG GCATCCCACACTACCATGGACTCCAAAAAAAGCACAGCTCACTTTGAGATCCCAAGGCTGTCTGCAGAGCATAATGGTTTGTGGGAATGTCGAGTCTCCACCAATGGTGGGCAGGATTCCTTCAAGTTTACCTTAACTGTGAAAG AGCCACCCTACCCAACCACTGCTCCTAAACTGCTGTCGAGGAGCAGCAAACAACTGGTTGTAAAGCCAGTGGAAACTTATGCGGGTGACAGTCCCATTATTTCCACTAAGGTGCTTTACAAGCCAGTGGATACAGAAGACTCCTGGTCCTCCATTATAG tgtaTGGCAGCGATCAAATCACATTATCGAACCTGAAGCCCTCAACCAGATACCATGTCCGTGTACAACTTACTCGCCCAGGGGATGGAGGAGAAGGTCCTTTGGGTCCAGAGGCAATCATGGAGACTGACTGCCCAG GTCCTTCTTCTCCAAGGAACGTCCAGGCAGATGCTTTGTCCATTAATGCAGTCAGGCTTCACTGGCATCCACCTGAGGACCCCAATGGAGGAATTGTAAAATACAGCATTGAATACAAGCCAGTGGGCCAGAGCAGCTTTCACCCTTGGGTGGACACAGATGATGGCAACAAAACCATGAAGGATGTGACATCCCTCAATGGGAGCACATTATACCAGTTCAGGGTGAGGGCTTTCTCCAAGGTGCCAGGGGATTGGAGTCAGTTTGTACAAGCCAGGACACATGGAGACG GATTCTCAAGCTATATTCCCACCACTCAGCAAGTTGGACGACCAATGGCTAAGGATCATCAGCTTCTTTGGGCTGTGGTTGGGTCAGTGGCTGTGACCTGTGTGACCATCCTTCTGGCCCTTTTGATTCTCTTCTACATTcgtaaatctgtttttaaacGAAAACGGACATTCACCTATCAGTCTGTATCG GGAGAAGAGACAATCTTACAGTTCAACTCAGGGACTCTCACACTGACCCGGCGACCGAAACCTTCTCCAGAGCCCCTAACTTATCCCATACTGGAGTGGGAGGACATAAAGTTTGAGGATGTCATTGGAGAAGGAAACTTTGGTCAGGTCATCAGGGCCATGGTCAAAAAAGATGGCATAAAAATGAGTGCTGCAATTAAAATGCTCAAGG AGTTTGCCTCAGAGAATGACCATCGAGACTTTGCTGGTGAATTAGAAGTGCTGTGTAAATTGGGACAGCATCCAAACATAATTAATTTAATCGGTGCCTGTGAAAACAGAG GTTACCTTTACATTGCCATTGAATATGCACCTTACGGAAACCTTTTGGACTTCCTAAGAAAGAGTCGTGTCCTAGAGACTGATCCTGCCTTTGCAAAAGAGCATGGAACTGCCTCCACACTCACCTCCCAGCAGCTCTTGCAGTTTGCTGCTGATGTAGCAACCGGAATGCATTACCTTAGTGACAAACag TTCATTCACAGAGATTTGGCAGCCAGAAATGTACTCGTGGGAGAAAGCCTAGTTGCTAAAATCGCAGATTTTGGCCTCTCACGTGGCGAGGAGGTGTATGTGAAAAAGACCATG ggaAGACTGCCTGTGCGATGGATGGCTATCGAGTCACTAAACTACAGTGTCTACACCACAAAGAGTGATGT GTGGTCTTTTGGAGTTCTTCTGTGGGAAATTGTAAGTTTAG GTGGGACACCATACTGTGGGATGACCTGTGCTGAGCTCTATGAGAAGCTTCCTCAGGG
- the LOC109076839 gene encoding tyrosine-protein kinase receptor Tie-1-like isoform X1, whose translation MITVMLHLICLLWVVDISDAVMDLTMTSNGATSAHNFSLSCISGERDTDGIQMSITKDNSIVLRADSPHFDVQSPQTKEVVATGFKGFDHSGIFYCHSKRGSDQPGNVTLINNFSRGHFKPVRVTQTASKGEDVKLIMDVVGTERRDITWKFNGNYYYMTPIADVQNRTAVLDLMKVDANSAGIYSVSYVGDSALYSAWIRLIIRECPKNKWGSECDKECPECLNGGVCHDKDGDCVCPPGFMGMHCETACREGMFGRNCQESCKSENGCQGLSFCLTDPYGCSCASGWQGDRCRKPCLEGMYGADCLLSCNCKNKGKCNRFNGCQCPTGWRGQYCEKSDRAPEILDMASNLEGNLNSSHKITCSATGHPLPSHMSIELRKLDSTVLKASHTTMDSKKSTAHFEIPRLSAEHNGLWECRVSTNGGQDSFKFTLTVKEPPYPTTAPKLLSRSSKQLVVKPVETYAGDSPIISTKVLYKPVDTEDSWSSIIVYGSDQITLSNLKPSTRYHVRVQLTRPGDGGEGPLGPEAIMETDCPEPTARPEIDSCSLEGRNATIRWSLIDTSKEATGFLVQLNGPHGEKLQEETTLLNVLSNKLYNLEYHRDYQVVVRLINCGSHGPPSKPHRIHIYKQGPSSPRNVQADALSINAVRLHWHPPEDPNGGIVKYSIEYKPVGQSSFHPWVDTDDGNKTMKDVTSLNGSTLYQFRVRAFSKVPGDWSQFVQARTHGDGFSSYIPTTQQVGRPMAKDHQLLWAVVGSVAVTCVTILLALLILFYIRKSVFKRKRTFTYQSVSGEETILQFNSGTLTLTRRPKPSPEPLTYPILEWEDIKFEDVIGEGNFGQVIRAMVKKDGIKMSAAIKMLKEFASENDHRDFAGELEVLCKLGQHPNIINLIGACENRGYLYIAIEYAPYGNLLDFLRKSRVLETDPAFAKEHGTASTLTSQQLLQFAADVATGMHYLSDKQFIHRDLAARNVLVGESLVAKIADFGLSRGEEVYVKKTMGRLPVRWMAIESLNYSVYTTKSDVWSFGVLLWEIVSLGGTPYCGMTCAELYEKLPQGYRMEQPRNCDDEVYELMRQCWRDRPYERPPFSQISVQLNRMQEARKAYVNMALFENFTYAGIDATAEEA comes from the exons ATGATTACAGTCATGCTGCATTTAATCTGCCTCTTGTGGGTCGTCGACATATCTG ATGCAGTCATGGATCTCACCATGACCTCTAATGGGGCCACATCTGCTCATAATTTCAGTCTCTCCTGCATTTCTGGAGAGCGTGACACAGACGGGATTCAGATGAGCATCACAAAGGACAACAGCATTGTGCTCCGTGCAGATTCACCACATTTTGATGTGCAGAGCCCACAGACTAAAGAAGTGGTGGCTACTGGATTTAAAGGCTTTGACCACAGTGGGATTTTCTACTGTCACTCAAAAAGGGGCTCTGACCAACCTGGCAATGTTACTCTCATCAACAACTTCAGCAGAG GTCACTTTAAACCAGTGCGGGTCACTCAGACGGCCAGTAAAGGAGAGGACGTGAAACTAATCATGGACGTTGTTGGGACAGAAAGACGAGACATTACTTGGAAATTCAATG GTAACTACTACTACATGACTCCTATTGCTGATGTTCAAAACCGCACAGCAGTTCTAGATCTGATGAAAGTTGATGCAAACTCTGCAGGGATTTACAGTGTCAGCTACGTTGGGGACAGTGCTCTTTATAGTGCCTGGATCCGCCTCATCATTCGTG AATGTCCAAAGAATAAATGGGGCTCCGAATGTGACAAAGAATGTCCCGAATGCTTGAATGGAGGTGTGTGCCATGACAAAGATGGAGATTGTGTTTGCCCACCGGGGTTTATGGGAATGCACTGTGAGACAG CCTGTCGGGAAGGAATGTTTGGAAGGAACTGCCAGGAATCCTGTAAGTCAGAGAATGGATGCCAGGGCTTGAGTTTCTGTCTCACGGATCCTTACGGCTGTTCTTGTGCCAGCGGCTGGCAAGGAGATCGCTGTCGTAAAC CCTGTCTTGAAGGAATGTACGGCGCTGACTGTCTTTTAAGTTGCAACTGCAAGAACAAAGGCAAATGCAATCGATTCAATGGCTGTCAATGTCCTACAGGCTGGAGAGGGCAATACTGTGAGAAATCAG ATCGTGCACCAGAGATATTGGACATGGCCAGTAACCTAGAGGGAAACTTGAACTCCAGCCACAAGATCACATGTTCTGCAACAGGCCATCCACTGCCTAGCCATATGAGTATTGAGCTACGCAAGCTGGATAGCACTGTTCTTAAG GCATCCCACACTACCATGGACTCCAAAAAAAGCACAGCTCACTTTGAGATCCCAAGGCTGTCTGCAGAGCATAATGGTTTGTGGGAATGTCGAGTCTCCACCAATGGTGGGCAGGATTCCTTCAAGTTTACCTTAACTGTGAAAG AGCCACCCTACCCAACCACTGCTCCTAAACTGCTGTCGAGGAGCAGCAAACAACTGGTTGTAAAGCCAGTGGAAACTTATGCGGGTGACAGTCCCATTATTTCCACTAAGGTGCTTTACAAGCCAGTGGATACAGAAGACTCCTGGTCCTCCATTATAG tgtaTGGCAGCGATCAAATCACATTATCGAACCTGAAGCCCTCAACCAGATACCATGTCCGTGTACAACTTACTCGCCCAGGGGATGGAGGAGAAGGTCCTTTGGGTCCAGAGGCAATCATGGAGACTGACTGCCCAG AGCCCACGGCCAGGCCGGAGATTGATTCCTGCTCACTGGAGGGCCGTAATGCCACCATCAGGTGGTCCCTGATTGATACGTCCAAAGAAGCCACTGGCTTTTTAGTACAGCTCAACGGACCACATGGAGAGAAGCTGCAAGAAGAAACCACCTTGCTTAATGTACTCTCCAACAAGCTCTACAATCTGGAGTATCACAGGGACTACCAAGTGGTAGTCAGGCTGATAAACTGTGGCAGCCATGGGCCCCCTTCAAAGCCCCACCGTATTCACATCTATAAACAGG GTCCTTCTTCTCCAAGGAACGTCCAGGCAGATGCTTTGTCCATTAATGCAGTCAGGCTTCACTGGCATCCACCTGAGGACCCCAATGGAGGAATTGTAAAATACAGCATTGAATACAAGCCAGTGGGCCAGAGCAGCTTTCACCCTTGGGTGGACACAGATGATGGCAACAAAACCATGAAGGATGTGACATCCCTCAATGGGAGCACATTATACCAGTTCAGGGTGAGGGCTTTCTCCAAGGTGCCAGGGGATTGGAGTCAGTTTGTACAAGCCAGGACACATGGAGACG GATTCTCAAGCTATATTCCCACCACTCAGCAAGTTGGACGACCAATGGCTAAGGATCATCAGCTTCTTTGGGCTGTGGTTGGGTCAGTGGCTGTGACCTGTGTGACCATCCTTCTGGCCCTTTTGATTCTCTTCTACATTcgtaaatctgtttttaaacGAAAACGGACATTCACCTATCAGTCTGTATCG GGAGAAGAGACAATCTTACAGTTCAACTCAGGGACTCTCACACTGACCCGGCGACCGAAACCTTCTCCAGAGCCCCTAACTTATCCCATACTGGAGTGGGAGGACATAAAGTTTGAGGATGTCATTGGAGAAGGAAACTTTGGTCAGGTCATCAGGGCCATGGTCAAAAAAGATGGCATAAAAATGAGTGCTGCAATTAAAATGCTCAAGG AGTTTGCCTCAGAGAATGACCATCGAGACTTTGCTGGTGAATTAGAAGTGCTGTGTAAATTGGGACAGCATCCAAACATAATTAATTTAATCGGTGCCTGTGAAAACAGAG GTTACCTTTACATTGCCATTGAATATGCACCTTACGGAAACCTTTTGGACTTCCTAAGAAAGAGTCGTGTCCTAGAGACTGATCCTGCCTTTGCAAAAGAGCATGGAACTGCCTCCACACTCACCTCCCAGCAGCTCTTGCAGTTTGCTGCTGATGTAGCAACCGGAATGCATTACCTTAGTGACAAACag TTCATTCACAGAGATTTGGCAGCCAGAAATGTACTCGTGGGAGAAAGCCTAGTTGCTAAAATCGCAGATTTTGGCCTCTCACGTGGCGAGGAGGTGTATGTGAAAAAGACCATG ggaAGACTGCCTGTGCGATGGATGGCTATCGAGTCACTAAACTACAGTGTCTACACCACAAAGAGTGATGT GTGGTCTTTTGGAGTTCTTCTGTGGGAAATTGTAAGTTTAG GTGGGACACCATACTGTGGGATGACCTGTGCTGAGCTCTATGAGAAGCTTCCTCAGGG